One Anaerolineales bacterium DNA segment encodes these proteins:
- a CDS encoding extracellular solute-binding protein, translating to MRVRMPTESVLLRLTAAVVFSAVIAACGPLPESGADTKPSILPAVTETIGNPALPTPTVNIATLTLWLPPAFRPDSSSAGGKALAERIEAYEARNPGVQVVVRIKAASGAGGLRDSLAVAAAAAPGALPDLVALDQSNLRAAAIKNLIHPLDGLLPSQTWDSHYAYAKNMVVIDDLRYGLPFSGDALILASTAVPYSEPERWDSLENWTAPVFLPLGDSRALFLFYGYYAAGGIQILSSTDGEILQEPFARELSWLRSMAEYELLSPRSLQIDSFEGAFLAIESIAECAATLYSVVSHNTDYFMTYLPTPDGSRFSLATGWAWTLATADPMRRIKAADLILWLTDPEFLAEWSQAQGVLPASSEAVALWPPGNERELAAGVSGPALPFPDDEISAFIGPIFSKAVRKVLVEGATPEEAAREAAESIRP from the coding sequence ATGCGCGTTCGGATGCCGACAGAATCCGTCTTATTGCGGCTGACCGCGGCGGTGGTTTTTTCGGCCGTGATTGCGGCATGCGGTCCGTTGCCCGAGAGTGGGGCGGACACCAAGCCCAGCATCCTCCCTGCCGTTACCGAGACGATCGGAAACCCCGCGCTGCCCACCCCGACGGTCAATATCGCGACGTTGACCTTGTGGCTGCCGCCGGCATTCCGGCCGGACAGCTCCTCCGCCGGAGGCAAGGCCCTGGCCGAGCGGATCGAAGCCTATGAAGCGCGGAATCCCGGGGTTCAAGTCGTCGTCCGGATTAAAGCGGCCTCCGGCGCCGGAGGGTTGCGCGATTCGCTCGCCGTCGCCGCGGCTGCCGCCCCGGGCGCTTTGCCGGATTTGGTCGCGCTCGATCAATCCAACCTACGAGCCGCCGCGATTAAAAACCTCATCCATCCGCTCGACGGCTTGCTGCCTTCCCAAACTTGGGATTCCCATTACGCTTACGCCAAGAACATGGTCGTCATCGACGATCTGCGGTACGGCCTACCATTCTCCGGGGATGCCCTGATCCTAGCCAGCACCGCCGTTCCGTATTCGGAGCCGGAGCGGTGGGATTCGCTGGAGAACTGGACGGCGCCGGTATTCCTGCCCCTCGGCGATTCACGGGCGCTGTTCCTCTTTTACGGATACTACGCCGCCGGCGGTATTCAGATTCTTTCGAGCACCGACGGCGAGATCCTTCAGGAACCCTTCGCGCGGGAGCTTTCCTGGCTGCGGTCGATGGCGGAGTATGAATTGCTGTCTCCCCGAAGCCTTCAGATCGATTCCTTTGAGGGGGCATTCCTGGCGATCGAAAGCATCGCAGAATGCGCCGCAACCCTGTACTCCGTGGTCTCGCACAATACCGACTACTTCATGACGTACCTCCCGACTCCCGATGGAAGCCGGTTTTCCCTGGCCACCGGTTGGGCGTGGACACTCGCCACCGCCGATCCGATGCGCCGGATAAAAGCGGCGGATTTAATTCTTTGGCTGACGGATCCCGAATTCCTCGCCGAATGGTCGCAGGCGCAGGGCGTGCTTCCGGCATCAAGCGAAGCTGTGGCTTTGTGGCCCCCCGGCAACGAGCGGGAGCTCGCCGCGGGCGTCTCCGGACCGGCGCTGCCTTTTCCGGACGATGAGATTTCCGCTTTCATCGGTCCGATATTTTCCAAGGCGGTCCGGAAGGTGTTGGTGGAGGGCGCAACCCCGGAGGAGGCAGCACGGGAAGCGGCGGAATCCATCCGTCCCTGA
- a CDS encoding phosphoglucomutase/phosphomannomutase family protein, whose translation MTISFGTDGWRAVISDTFTFANLRLLTQAIADAAASPDWNRIAALPEGRASREMVVGFDTRFLSDRFAVDVARVLAANGYTVHLAQADAPTPAISHAITHRKALGGVMITASHNAPRYNGVKLKSFFGGSALPEQCRRVEIYLSDNEAQGRGPNLMDYRQALEAKKILRFNPIPAYHAHLRNLIDFDAIADNPPRVVVDSMYGSGRGQIKTILQGTGCEVFEVRGEMNPGFGGVHPEPIAANLGALAGAIAAGHGAIGVATDGDADRTGAMDGRGQFVDPHRIMALALRYLVEKRGLRGKVIKTVSTTQMINRLAAKYGLEVFETPVGFNYIADYMLKGDVLIGGEESGGMSFLGHIPEGDGILFGLLLIEMVAVYREPLETLIGGLLREAGPAVYERRDLRLAHPVSKAEITKKLVENPPASLGGQKVTKVQTTDGVKYLLDDDSWLLIRPSGTEPVLRVYAEGRDEKMVKALLSFGEKVAQEAI comes from the coding sequence ATGACCATAAGTTTCGGGACGGACGGCTGGCGGGCCGTCATTTCAGATACGTTCACCTTCGCAAACCTGCGCCTGTTGACCCAGGCGATCGCCGACGCGGCCGCCTCGCCGGATTGGAACCGGATCGCCGCGCTTCCGGAGGGCCGCGCCTCGCGGGAAATGGTCGTCGGGTTTGACACCCGCTTCCTTTCCGACCGGTTTGCGGTGGACGTGGCGCGGGTGCTGGCGGCCAACGGGTACACCGTGCACCTGGCCCAGGCTGACGCCCCCACACCGGCGATTTCCCACGCGATCACCCATCGCAAGGCTTTGGGGGGCGTCATGATCACCGCTTCCCACAACGCCCCGCGCTACAACGGCGTGAAATTGAAATCCTTCTTCGGCGGATCGGCGCTTCCCGAACAATGCCGCCGCGTGGAAATCTACCTTTCCGACAACGAAGCCCAGGGACGCGGGCCGAACCTGATGGATTACCGCCAGGCTCTGGAGGCCAAGAAGATTCTCCGCTTCAATCCGATTCCGGCGTACCACGCGCATCTCCGCAACCTGATCGATTTCGACGCGATCGCGGACAATCCTCCGCGTGTGGTGGTGGATTCGATGTACGGCTCCGGCCGCGGGCAGATCAAGACGATCCTGCAGGGAACGGGATGCGAGGTGTTCGAGGTGCGGGGCGAGATGAATCCGGGATTCGGCGGCGTGCATCCCGAACCGATTGCGGCCAACCTGGGGGCGCTGGCGGGCGCGATCGCGGCTGGGCACGGCGCGATCGGCGTAGCCACCGACGGCGACGCCGACCGGACCGGCGCGATGGACGGCCGCGGCCAGTTCGTCGATCCGCACCGGATCATGGCGCTGGCTCTGCGCTATCTGGTGGAAAAACGCGGTCTGCGGGGAAAAGTGATCAAGACCGTCTCCACCACCCAAATGATCAACCGGCTGGCCGCCAAGTACGGCCTGGAAGTGTTCGAAACCCCCGTAGGCTTCAATTACATCGCCGACTACATGCTCAAGGGCGACGTGCTGATCGGAGGCGAAGAATCCGGCGGGATGAGCTTTCTCGGTCACATCCCGGAGGGGGATGGCATTCTATTCGGCCTGCTCTTGATCGAGATGGTCGCGGTGTATCGGGAGCCGCTGGAGACGCTGATCGGCGGACTTCTGCGCGAGGCGGGTCCGGCGGTCTACGAAAGGCGGGATCTGCGCCTGGCGCATCCGGTCTCGAAGGCGGAGATCACCAAAAAGCTGGTGGAGAATCCGCCGGCTTCCTTGGGCGGCCAGAAGGTGACCAAGGTCCAGACCACGGACGGGGTGAAATACCTGCTGGACGACGATTCCTGGCTGCTGATCCGGCCTTCGGGGACCGAACCGGTTCTGCGGGTGTATGCCGAAGGCCGCGACGAGAAAATGGTCAAAGCGCTTCTGTCGTTCGGGGAAAAGGTGGCGCAGGAAGCCATCTAA
- the glgC gene encoding glucose-1-phosphate adenylyltransferase — MSYMEDVLAVILGGGRGTRLFPLTRMRSKPAVPFAGKYRLIDISISNCINSGIYRVAVLTQYNSVSLHRHIARTYNFDSFHTGWVQVLAAEQTPLHEDWYQGTADAVRKQLGQIRSTRAPLVMILSGDHLYRMDYTSMVEFHMETDADISVAVHPVTAADASRFGILKRDTNLRIRYFAEKPKDPSVLAEMISRNDPQRPYLGSMGVYLFKTPVLMEVLGMTGASDFGTEVIPQAIYSHKVFGFDFDGYWEDIGTIRTFYETNLALTSANAPFNFYDPRRPIYTHPRFLPGSILEDSDLQDVLLADGCRIHGARIRNSVVGLRSRIASRAEIRNSVILGADYYDIPGAEFPRGVQLGIGADSRIEGAIIDKNVRIGSGVVIQPFPPGTHLDGEGGQWYVREGVVVIPKDTMIQPHTTIGPDTQLSFIQT, encoded by the coding sequence ATGTCCTATATGGAGGATGTGCTCGCGGTGATTCTCGGCGGCGGCCGCGGGACCCGTTTGTTTCCCCTCACCCGCATGCGTTCCAAACCCGCCGTTCCGTTTGCCGGAAAGTACCGCCTGATCGACATCTCCATCAGCAACTGCATCAACTCCGGGATCTACCGCGTCGCCGTCCTGACCCAATACAATTCCGTCTCCCTGCACCGCCACATCGCCAGAACCTACAATTTCGATTCTTTCCACACCGGCTGGGTACAGGTGCTGGCGGCTGAGCAAACCCCCTTGCACGAGGATTGGTATCAGGGAACGGCGGACGCGGTCCGCAAACAACTCGGGCAGATCCGGTCCACGCGCGCTCCGTTGGTGATGATCCTCTCCGGCGACCACCTGTACCGCATGGACTACACCTCGATGGTCGAATTCCACATGGAGACGGACGCCGACATCAGCGTGGCGGTGCATCCGGTGACTGCCGCCGACGCTTCGCGGTTCGGAATTCTCAAGCGCGACACCAACCTGCGGATCCGCTACTTCGCCGAAAAGCCCAAGGACCCGTCCGTCCTGGCCGAGATGATCAGCCGCAACGATCCCCAACGGCCGTACCTCGGGTCGATGGGCGTATATCTATTCAAAACGCCGGTCCTAATGGAGGTGCTTGGAATGACGGGCGCCAGCGATTTCGGCACCGAGGTCATCCCCCAGGCGATTTATTCCCACAAGGTCTTCGGATTCGATTTTGACGGGTACTGGGAGGATATCGGGACCATCCGGACGTTTTACGAAACCAACCTGGCCCTCACGTCCGCCAACGCCCCTTTCAACTTCTACGACCCCCGGCGCCCAATCTACACCCATCCCCGCTTTCTGCCGGGTTCGATCCTTGAGGACAGCGACCTGCAGGATGTCCTCTTGGCCGACGGCTGCCGGATCCACGGAGCCCGGATCCGCAATTCGGTCGTCGGTTTGCGGAGCCGGATCGCCTCCAGGGCGGAGATCCGCAACAGCGTCATCCTCGGCGCCGATTATTACGACATTCCGGGCGCCGAATTTCCCCGCGGCGTCCAGCTCGGGATCGGAGCCGACAGCCGGATCGAAGGCGCAATTATCGATAAAAACGTGCGGATCGGCTCCGGGGTGGTTATCCAGCCGTTCCCTCCCGGAACGCACCTGGATGGCGAAGGCGGCCAATGGTATGTGCGCGAAGGCGTGGTCGTCATTCCCAAGGACACCATGATCCAGCCGCATACGACGATCGGCCCGGACACCCAGCTTTCCTTCATTCAAACCTAG
- a CDS encoding GGDEF domain-containing protein: MDSITDGAVVLDAQNRILSINPAAAELARMVEADAAGKPFPDVFAPWLSGQGIPDSGGKSLTVPSPHDPERTIEISRRPLSAAAGENPGSVVFLRDVSDRIHMEQDHRRAMELLLEKNTEIQSLYASLRDQAVRDPVTGLYNRCYLMESLDLEMARASRAKIPVSVLIIRLDQYKKADERYGEKAGVEILKILSSLIHRYIRRGDIASRTAPDTFVVVLPGAPAVIAGPRAELLRQAFHNSILNYLGTKIECTFSCGVAASPSQGETKDALLQSAEIALHESIAAGGNRVTVHE; the protein is encoded by the coding sequence TTGGACTCCATCACGGACGGTGCGGTCGTGTTGGATGCCCAAAACCGAATCCTGAGCATCAATCCGGCGGCGGCGGAGTTGGCCCGGATGGTGGAAGCCGACGCCGCGGGAAAACCCTTTCCGGACGTTTTCGCACCCTGGCTCTCCGGGCAGGGGATTCCGGATTCCGGAGGAAAATCCTTAACCGTTCCCTCGCCGCACGATCCGGAGAGGACAATTGAGATCAGCCGCCGCCCGCTTTCCGCCGCGGCCGGGGAGAACCCCGGTTCCGTCGTTTTCCTGCGGGATGTCTCCGACCGGATCCATATGGAACAGGATCACCGGCGCGCCATGGAACTGTTGTTGGAAAAAAATACCGAGATTCAGTCATTGTACGCCTCCCTGCGGGATCAGGCCGTGCGCGATCCGGTGACCGGCTTGTACAACCGGTGCTACCTGATGGAATCGCTGGACCTGGAAATGGCGCGCGCCTCCCGCGCCAAAATTCCGGTCAGCGTGCTGATAATCCGGCTGGATCAATATAAAAAGGCCGACGAACGCTACGGGGAGAAAGCCGGTGTGGAAATCCTAAAAATCCTAAGCTCCCTGATCCACCGCTACATCCGCCGCGGCGACATCGCCAGCCGGACCGCACCCGACACCTTCGTCGTGGTCCTGCCCGGCGCCCCGGCGGTCATCGCCGGTCCGCGCGCGGAACTTCTCCGCCAAGCGTTCCACAATTCCATCCTGAATTACCTCGGCACAAAGATCGAATGCACCTTCTCCTGCGGCGTGGCGGCTTCTCCGAGTCAGGGCGAGACCAAGGACGCCCTCCTGCAATCCGCCGAAATCGCCCTGCACGAATCCATCGCGGCCGGCGGCAATCGGGTCACCGTCCACGAGTAG